The Symphalangus syndactylus isolate Jambi chromosome 8, NHGRI_mSymSyn1-v2.1_pri, whole genome shotgun sequence genome includes a window with the following:
- the KLHDC2 gene encoding kelch domain-containing protein 2 isoform X1 yields the protein MADGNEDLRADDLPGPAFESYESMELACPAERSGHVAVSDGRHMFVWGGYKSNQVRGLYDFYLPREELWIYNMETGRWKKINTEGDVPPSMSGSCAVCVDRVLYLFGGHHSRGNTNKFYMLDSRSTDRVLQWERIDCQGIPPSSKDKLGVWVYKNKLIFFGGYGYLPEDKVLGTFEFDETSFWNSSHPRGWNDHVHILDTETFTWSQPITTGKAPSPRAAHACATVGNRGFVFGGRYRDARMNDLHCLNLDTWEWNELIPQGICPVGRSWHSITPVSSDHLFLFGGFTTDKQPLSDAWTYCISKNEWIQFNHPYTEKPRLWHTACASDEGEVIVFGGCANNLLVHHRAAHSNEILIFSVQPKSLVRLSLEAVICFKEMLANSWNCLPKHLLHSVNQRFGSNNTSGS from the exons ATGGCTGATGGCAACGAGGATCTGCGGGCGGACGACTTGCCTGGGCCAGCCTTCGAGAGCTATGAGTCCATGGAGCTCGCCTGCCCCGCCGAGCGCAGCGGCCACGTAGCCGTCAGCGACGGGCGCCACATGTTCGTCTGGGGCGGCTACAAG agtAATCAAGTCAGAGGACTATATGACTTTTATCTGCCTAGAGAAGAACTATGGATCTACAACATGGAGACTGGAAGATG gaaaaaaatcaacactGAAGGTGATGTTCCTCCTTCTATGTCAGGAAGCTGTGCTGTGTGTGTAGACAGGGTGCTGTACTTGTTTGGAGGACACCATTCAAGAGGCAATACCAATAAG ttctacatgctGGATTCAaggtctacagacagagtgttacagtGGGAAAGAATTGATTGCCAAGGAATTCCTCCATCATCAAAGGACAAACTTGGTGTCTGGGTATATAAAAACAA GTTAATATTTTTTGGAGGGTATGGATATTTGCCTGAAGATAAAGTATTGGGAACTTTTGAATTTGATGAAACATCTTTTTGG AATTCAAGTCATCCAAGAGGATGGAATGATCATGTACATATTTTAGATACTGAAACATTTACCTGGAGCCAGCCTATAACTACT GGTAAAGCACCTTCACCTCGTGCTGCCCATGCCTGTGCAACTGTCGGAAATAGAGGCTTTGTGTTTGGAGGCAGATATCGA GATGCTAGAATGAATGATCTTCACTGTCTTAATCTGGATACATGGGAGTGGAATGAATT AATTCCACAAGGCATATGCCCAGTTGGTCGATCTTGGCACTCAATAACACCAGTTTCTTCAGatcatctttttctctttggagGATTTACCACTGATAAACAGCCACTAA GTGATGCCTGGACTTACTGCATCAGTAAAAATGAATGGATACAATTTAATCATCCATATACTGAAAAACCAAG GTTATGGCACACAGCTTGTGCCAGCGATGAAGGAGAAGTAATTGTTTTTGGTGGATGTGCCAACAACTTGCTTGTCCATCACAGAGCT GCACACAGTAATGAAATACTAATATTTTCAGTTCAACCAAAATCTCTTGTACG GCTAAGCTTAGAAGCAGTCATTTGCTTTAAAGAAATGTTAGCCAACTCATGGAACTGCCTTCCAAAACACTTACTTCACAGTGTTAATCAGAGGTTTGGTAGTAACAACACTTCTGGATCTTAA
- the KLHDC2 gene encoding kelch domain-containing protein 2 isoform X2 — protein MADGNEDLRADDLPGPAFESYESMELACPAERSGHVAVSDGRHMFVWGGYKSNQVRGLYDFYLPREELWIYNMETGRWKKINTEGDVPPSMSGSCAVCVDRVLYLFGGHHSRGNTNKFYMLDSRSTDRVLQWERIDCQGIPPSSKDKLGVWVYKNKLIFFGGYGYLPEDKVLGTFEFDETSFWNSSHPRGWNDHVHILDTETFTWSQPITTGKAPSPRAAHACATVGNRGFVFGGRYRDARMNDLHCLNLDTWEWNELIPQGICPVGRSWHSITPVSSDHLFLFGGFTTDKQPLSDAWTYCISKNEWIQFNHPYTEKPRLWHTACASDEGEVIVFGGCANNLLVHHRAAHSNEILIFSVQPKSLVRYS, from the exons ATGGCTGATGGCAACGAGGATCTGCGGGCGGACGACTTGCCTGGGCCAGCCTTCGAGAGCTATGAGTCCATGGAGCTCGCCTGCCCCGCCGAGCGCAGCGGCCACGTAGCCGTCAGCGACGGGCGCCACATGTTCGTCTGGGGCGGCTACAAG agtAATCAAGTCAGAGGACTATATGACTTTTATCTGCCTAGAGAAGAACTATGGATCTACAACATGGAGACTGGAAGATG gaaaaaaatcaacactGAAGGTGATGTTCCTCCTTCTATGTCAGGAAGCTGTGCTGTGTGTGTAGACAGGGTGCTGTACTTGTTTGGAGGACACCATTCAAGAGGCAATACCAATAAG ttctacatgctGGATTCAaggtctacagacagagtgttacagtGGGAAAGAATTGATTGCCAAGGAATTCCTCCATCATCAAAGGACAAACTTGGTGTCTGGGTATATAAAAACAA GTTAATATTTTTTGGAGGGTATGGATATTTGCCTGAAGATAAAGTATTGGGAACTTTTGAATTTGATGAAACATCTTTTTGG AATTCAAGTCATCCAAGAGGATGGAATGATCATGTACATATTTTAGATACTGAAACATTTACCTGGAGCCAGCCTATAACTACT GGTAAAGCACCTTCACCTCGTGCTGCCCATGCCTGTGCAACTGTCGGAAATAGAGGCTTTGTGTTTGGAGGCAGATATCGA GATGCTAGAATGAATGATCTTCACTGTCTTAATCTGGATACATGGGAGTGGAATGAATT AATTCCACAAGGCATATGCCCAGTTGGTCGATCTTGGCACTCAATAACACCAGTTTCTTCAGatcatctttttctctttggagGATTTACCACTGATAAACAGCCACTAA GTGATGCCTGGACTTACTGCATCAGTAAAAATGAATGGATACAATTTAATCATCCATATACTGAAAAACCAAG GTTATGGCACACAGCTTGTGCCAGCGATGAAGGAGAAGTAATTGTTTTTGGTGGATGTGCCAACAACTTGCTTGTCCATCACAGAGCT GCACACAGTAATGAAATACTAATATTTTCAGTTCAACCAAAATCTCTTGTACG TTACAGTTAA